A region from the Lolium perenne isolate Kyuss_39 chromosome 4, Kyuss_2.0, whole genome shotgun sequence genome encodes:
- the LOC127294481 gene encoding F-box protein At5g49610 gives MEQRRLRHRILVVPLPLHSPPPSAAGEHRATVVALDREEATAARVARPKRMRSYSYAAGMGLPDEIVVWDIFLRLPSKAILRCRAVCRSWRGITSAPDFLLAHHRRQPSLPLVALDATDSGLSLSDATAKCCPPILGFDDYDGWKLAASCDGLLLVSLSNARFSICNPATRQCAPLPGLTTVRYIHVAGLYPHGSSGDYRVLYWKRPEYYILSMQQRHSSRRIGVPTASPDMKMVMREEEGLISKTRDPPIMLRNCLHWKPAHYDDPNYAAGIVVFDTVTELFRLMPGPAAAATTASRRTSLHDMDGSIGLGCFDEESATAKIWVLEDYEKEVWSFKYQIELPVWSMPHHAYVQRVVLPHSRNMLVCRHSNFFSSCMFHHDTNGNLLEELRWGPWRSSITGHWFKESLVKHAFFPSPSGAPPLLFRKLRDDGRI, from the exons ATGGAGCAGCGGCGGCTTCGCCACCGGATCCTTGTCGTGCCTCTCCCACTCCATAGCCCTCCACCATCCGCCGCCGGCGAGCACAGAGCCACGGTTGTTGCGCTCGACCGTGAGGAGGCCACGGCGGCACGAGTAGCCAGGCCGAAGCGGATGCGCTCCTACTCCTATGCTGCCGGCATGGGCCTCCCGGATGAGATCGTGGTGTGGGATATCTTCCTCCGCCTCCCCTCCAAGGCGATCCTACGCTGCCGCGCGGTCTGCCGCTCCTGGCGGGGCATCACCTCCGCCCCCGACTTCCTCCTCGCCCACCACCGGCGCCAGCCGTCGCTCCCCCTCGTCGCGCTCGACGCCACTGACAGCGGCTTGTCACTCTCCGACGCCACCGCCAAGTGCTGCCCACCCATCCTCGGCTTCGACGACTACGACGGCTGGAAGCTCGCAGCATCCTGcgacggcctcctcctcgtcTCCCTCTCCAACGCCCGCTTCAGCATCTGCAACCCGGCCACGCGTCAGTGCGCTCCACTCCCAGGTCTAACCACCGTCCGCTACATCCACGTTGCTGGGCTCTACCCCCACGGCTCGTCTGGAGACTACCGTGTTCTCTACTGGAAAAGGCCTGAGTACTACATCCTCAGTATGCAGCAGCGGCACTCGTCCAGGCGCATTGGAGTTCCTACTGCTTCCCCTGACATGAAGATGGTCATGAGGGAAGAGGAAGGGTTGATTTCTAAAACTAGGGATCCACCTATCATGCTGCGCAACTGCCTTCACTGGAAGCCTGCCCACTACGACGATCCCAACTATGCCGCAGGTATAGTTGTTTTCGACACGGTGACTGAGTTGTTCAGGCTTATGCCTGGCCCAGCTGCTGCTGCCACCACTGCCAGCCGACGCACCTCTTTGCATGACATGGATGGTTCTATTGGACTTGGTTGCTTTGATGAGGAAAGTGCAACGGCCAAAATCTGGGTGCTGGAGGACTACGAGAAGGAGGTCTGGTCATTCAAGTACCAAATTGAGCTCCCAGTATGGAGCATGCCTCACCATGCATATGTACAGCGTGTGGTCTTGCCGCACAGTAGAAACATGTTGGTCTGCCGTCACTCTAACTTTTTCAGTAGTTGCATGTTCCATCATGACACCAACGGCAATTTGCTAGAGGAACTCAGATGGGGGCCATGGCGTTCGAGCATTACCGGCCATTGGTTCAAAGAAAGCCTTGTCAAGCATGCCTTCTTCCCCAGCCCAAGTGGTGCACCGCCACTTCTTTTCCGAAAGCTCAGAG ATGACGGCAGAATTTGA